The window CCGCCTGCACTCCCGCATCGGGGGGCGCGCCAGCCTCACCTGCACGTCCGTCGGGAAGGTTCTCCTGGCCTTTCTGCCCGAGCCCGAACGGCAGTACCTCATGGACGCCACGGCCCCGGATCGGCGGACACGCCTCAGTGCCACGACCTGGGAGGAGCTCGCCGGACAGTTCACCGAAATTCGAGAGAAGGGCTACGCCCTGGATCTCGAGGAAAACGTGGAGGATATCGTCTGCGTCGGAGCGCCGATCTTCGACTACTCCGGCAAGGTCGTCGGGGCGGTGAGCGTGTCGTGCCCGACGGTACGGGGGAATATGCCACGCCTGCTGGAGTTCAAGGACCGCCTGCTGGAGGCCTGCACGCGGATATCCGCGGACTGCGGCTACTATGCCGCGGAACAGTGAATGCTCTGCCTGGTTCTTACATATTCGTCGGTTTTTCGTACGTGTGCTTGGCCGTATCTCATTCGTTTTCATGCCCCGTTTTCATGCCTCGTGATTTCTATCATTAAAAGGGAGGAATGTAGTGATGATCAAGACGCCGAAGCTTGTAATGATCCCCGGCCCCACGCCGGTGGTCCGCTCGATCCAGGATCAGATGGCCCGGGAGACTGTGGCCTTCGGGGACGCGGGGTTCGTCGCGGACTTCAAAGGGGTGGTCGCCGACCTGAAGTCGATGTGGCGCTGCGATGGCGAGGCCTTCGTCATCGCGGGCAGCGGAACGTTGGCCATGGAGATGGCGGTCTCGAACGTCACCAAACGCGGGGACTCCATCCTGATCTGCTCCCACGGGTTCTTCGGGGACCGGTTCATCGACATGTGCGCGAACAAGGGCCTTGCCGTCGACACGCTGAAGGCGGAATGGGGCTCGGTCTACACACCCGAGCAGATGGATGCCGCGCTCTCCGCCAAGAAGTACGCCGCCGTCACCGTGACCCACGTGGATACCTCCACGGGCGTCGTCGTCCCCCTCAAGGCGATCTGCGACATGATGAAGAAGAAGCACCCGGACGTGATGCTGATCGTCGACGCGGTTGCGGCGGCGGCCGGCGCGGAGGCCTGGATGGACTGGGGCATCGACGTCCTGCTGACGTGCAGCCAGAAGGCCTTCGGCGTCGCGCCGGGGCTGGCGATCCTTTGGGCGAGCGGGAAGGCGGTCGAGAAGCGCCGCTCCCTGGGGAAGATTCCCGAGTCCTACGCCGACTTCGAGCGCTGGATCCCCATCATGAACGATCCCTCCAAGTACTGGGGCACGCCGCCCGTCAACATGATCTGGGCCCTCAAGGAGAGCGTCCGCATCATCAAGGAGGAGGGGCTGGAGGAGCGCTACGCGCGCCACATCCGTCAGGCCGGCTACTTCGTGGCGGGCATGGAGGCCCTGGGGTTCCGTCCCGCAGCGCCGAAGGAGATGCGCGCGCCGACGCTGACGGTCTTCTTCTATCCCGAGGGCTCGGGGCTGGAGGACGCGGCCTTCCGCGCGAAGCTGGGGGAGGAGGGCATCTACTCCGCGGGGAGCCTGGCCGGTTTCGCCGGCAAGAGCTTCCGGCTCGGGCACATGGGCAACATCGACAAGCACATCCTGGTTGGGGCCATGGCCGCCGTCGAGCGCGCCTGCCTGAAGTGCGGCTACAAGATCGAGCCGGGCAAGGGGTTGGGAGCGCTCCAGGCCGGCCTGGCGAAGGAATAGCGACCGACACGAGCCGGACAGGGCGGCCCTTCGGGGTCGCCTTTTTCGTGCGTCCAGAAAGTTTTGTATAATGACTCGATCATGAAGTCCCCGCATCGTTATTTCATCGTTATTTCGTAAGGAGGCGATGGCCATTTCCCTGACCGTCCGAGAACTCTTGACTGCCCAGGAACTTGCCGAGACCGAGCTGATCGCCGGAGCGGGCGGGCTGGACCGGCCGGTCAGGGGCGTCAACGTCATGGAGGCGCCGGACATCGCCCGATGGCTCAGGGGTGGGGAGCTCCTGCTCTCCACGGGATACCAGTTCCGCGAGCAACCGGACGATTTCGACGACCTCGTCATCGCCCTGCACGAGGCAGGGGCGGCGGCGCTGGGATTCAAGGGCCGTTTTCTGAGCGAATTCCCCCCTCACGCCAGGGACCTGGCCGAGTGGCTGGGACTGCCGATCCTTGGCCTTCCCCTGGAGCTGTCCTACTCGGACATCATCCGCATCGTCATCCTGAGGACGGACGAGGTGGAGAGCATTCGCTTCTCCGAGTCGGTGCTGCGGTCCTTCACCCAGGTAGTGGCGGAGGGAGGCGGCGCCGAGGGGATCGTCCGTAACCTGACGTCCTGTCTCAAGATCGAGGTATGCTTTTTGGATGCCGTCTCCGGCCGCTGTTTCTGCGCTACCGAGGGCAGCTTCAACCCCGTGTCGAGCGCACGGGAGAAGAAGGTGCTCCTGAACCGGCACTACCACGAGCGGCTTGGGCTGGGCAACACCACTTACGGCCATTTCATATTCAAACTCTGGCCGGAGGGCAGCGCCTGGCGCGTCGTCCTGGAACACGCCAAGACCGCGATGCTCTTCAGCTTCCAGCGGGACATCGCCGCCCGTCAGGTGGAGGCCCGCTATCGGGACGAGTTCGTGCAGGACCTGATCACCCGGAACATCCGATACCGCGAGGAGCTCCTGAACCGGGGGCGTCAGTTCGGATGGGACCTGTCCGGGCCCGTCCGCTGCGTCATCTTCGATATCGACGAGTACAAGCGTCGCTTCGGACAGCTGATGTCGAAGCATGAGACTCGGGAGCTCGACGAATCCCGCCAGCGCATCTATGCCCTCTGCAAACAGGAGATGAGGGCCGTGTTCCGGGAGTGTCCCTATTCCACGATGAGCGACTCCATTGTCTTCCTCGCGACGCCGGGACGGAACATGGATTTTCTGTCGCGGCTCCGCGGCGTAGTCGAGATCGTTCGAAAGAAGGTGCATTCCTGGACGAACTTCACCCTCACGGTGGGCTGCGGCGACGAAAAGCCGGATTTTATGGGTTGTGAGGAGAGCTACGAGGAGGCCCGCAAGGCCATCGAGATGATGCGCCCCACCTGCGGGGGCAACGCCCTGTACTTCTGGGAGGAACTCGGCATCCTCACCATCCTATCGCCCATCGCCGACAGCACGGAGGCTCGGAAGTTCTGCATGCGCCGCCTGGGCGGCCTCAAGGAGGACACGCAGCTTTTCGAGACGCTCCGGGCACTGGTACGGTGTGGCTGGAACCAGAGGGAGGCCGCACGGGAATTGCAGGTTCACTACAACACCGTCCGCTATCGATACGAGCGAATCTGCGAGCTGACGGGCGACCTCTCGACCCCCGAGAAGCAGGTGGAGGTCTCCGTAGCCCTCCACCTCTGCCGCCTCAACCCGGATTTGTGCCACCCGGAAACCCCCAATTCCCCTTCACGGAGCAGCCTTGCCCGGAGAGGACCTCTTTCCCGACGGGTATAACACGCTCCACCTCTGTTCCAAAGGCCGTGTGCCAAAAAGACTATCGATCACTTTGAAAAGTGAATCCGGGATACAGACCTCTTAAATTGATTTTTTATATTATACTTACACCGTCGTAAATCATGAGCGGGAGGCGTAAGTATGAAGGTTGGCGCTTTCACCCTTGCGGCGGAGAACCCGGCCGTTTCCGGCTGCACCATATCCGGCGGGATTATCCGGGACACCCTCGTCTTTTCCATGGCGGAG is drawn from uncultured Fretibacterium sp. and contains these coding sequences:
- a CDS encoding IclR family transcriptional regulator, with product MAAEDRKGVKSLAKALDILECVADSPDGAGVSEVSMRLGINMASVSKMLSTLAARRFVRKDPETRRYRLGYRLVELSTHIIESIDIRAEARPHLKALERTINEVINLAIYHNGEVIYVDKFEGTKSLRLHSRIGGRASLTCTSVGKVLLAFLPEPERQYLMDATAPDRRTRLSATTWEELAGQFTEIREKGYALDLEENVEDIVCVGAPIFDYSGKVVGAVSVSCPTVRGNMPRLLEFKDRLLEACTRISADCGYYAAEQ
- a CDS encoding alanine--glyoxylate aminotransferase family protein, translated to MIKTPKLVMIPGPTPVVRSIQDQMARETVAFGDAGFVADFKGVVADLKSMWRCDGEAFVIAGSGTLAMEMAVSNVTKRGDSILICSHGFFGDRFIDMCANKGLAVDTLKAEWGSVYTPEQMDAALSAKKYAAVTVTHVDTSTGVVVPLKAICDMMKKKHPDVMLIVDAVAAAAGAEAWMDWGIDVLLTCSQKAFGVAPGLAILWASGKAVEKRRSLGKIPESYADFERWIPIMNDPSKYWGTPPVNMIWALKESVRIIKEEGLEERYARHIRQAGYFVAGMEALGFRPAAPKEMRAPTLTVFFYPEGSGLEDAAFRAKLGEEGIYSAGSLAGFAGKSFRLGHMGNIDKHILVGAMAAVERACLKCGYKIEPGKGLGALQAGLAKE
- a CDS encoding PucR family transcriptional regulator ligand-binding domain-containing protein translates to MAISLTVRELLTAQELAETELIAGAGGLDRPVRGVNVMEAPDIARWLRGGELLLSTGYQFREQPDDFDDLVIALHEAGAAALGFKGRFLSEFPPHARDLAEWLGLPILGLPLELSYSDIIRIVILRTDEVESIRFSESVLRSFTQVVAEGGGAEGIVRNLTSCLKIEVCFLDAVSGRCFCATEGSFNPVSSAREKKVLLNRHYHERLGLGNTTYGHFIFKLWPEGSAWRVVLEHAKTAMLFSFQRDIAARQVEARYRDEFVQDLITRNIRYREELLNRGRQFGWDLSGPVRCVIFDIDEYKRRFGQLMSKHETRELDESRQRIYALCKQEMRAVFRECPYSTMSDSIVFLATPGRNMDFLSRLRGVVEIVRKKVHSWTNFTLTVGCGDEKPDFMGCEESYEEARKAIEMMRPTCGGNALYFWEELGILTILSPIADSTEARKFCMRRLGGLKEDTQLFETLRALVRCGWNQREAARELQVHYNTVRYRYERICELTGDLSTPEKQVEVSVALHLCRLNPDLCHPETPNSPSRSSLARRGPLSRRV